Proteins encoded by one window of Arabidopsis thaliana chromosome 2, partial sequence:
- the sks16 gene encoding SKU5 similar 16, which produces MLISTMKQKHLLLLGFLLAYCFSSVFVINAEDPYLFFTWTVTYGTRSPLGVPQQVILINGQFPGPPIEGVTNNNIVVNVINKLDEPFLITWNGIKQRKMSWQDGVLGTNCPIQPKSSWTYHFQLKDQIGTYAYFASTSMHRASGAFGALNVNQRSVIFVPYPKPDADFTLLVSDWYKMGHKELQRRLDSSRALPPPDGLLINGASKGLVFTGQHGKIYRFRISNVGISTSINFRIQGHMMTLVEVEGSHTLQEVYESLDIHVGQSVTVLVTLKAPVKDYFIVASTRFTKPILTTTGILSYQGSKIRPSHPLPIGPTYHIHWSMKQARTIRLNLTANAARPNPQGSFHYGTIPINRTFVLANGRAMINGKLRYTVNRVSYVNPATPLKLADWFNIPGVFNFKTIMNIPTPGPSILGTSVFDVALHEYVEFVFQNNEGSIQSWHLDGTSAYVVGYGSGTWNMAKRRGYNLVDAVSRHTFQVYPMSWTSILVSLDNKGMWNLRSQIWSRRYLGQELYVRVWNNEKSLYTESEPPVNVLFCGKAKHPRLI; this is translated from the exons ATGTTGATCTCAACAATGAAGCAGAAACATCTACTGCTTCTAGGATTCTTATTAGCTTATTGCTTCAgctctgtttttgtgataAACGCAGAGGACCCCTACCTTTTCTTCACTTGGACTGTTACTTATGGAACCAGATCGCCTTTAGGTGTTCCTCAACAG GTTATTCTTATTAATGGCCAGTTCCCTGGTCCTCCAATTGAAGGTGtaacaaacaataatatcGTTGTTAATGTCATTAACAAGCTTGACGAACCTTTCCTCATCACCTG GAACGGAATTAAACAGAGGAAGATGTCGTGGCAAGACGGTGTTTTGGGAACAAACTGTCCGATCCAACCAAAATCGAGTTGGACTTACCATTTTCAACTTAAGGACCAAATCGGTACTTATGCATACTTTGCTTCAACGTCGATGCATAGAGCAAGTGGTGCTTTTGGTGCACTTAACGTTAACCAGAGGTCAGTCATCTTCGTTCCTTACCCTAAACCAGACGCTGACTTCACTCTCCTCGTCAGTGATTGGTACAAGATGGGACATAAG GAACTGCAAAGGAGGCTCGACTCAAGTCGTGCTCTTCCTCCTCCGGATGGTCTTCTCATCAACGGTGCTTCTAAAGGTTTAGTCTTTACCGGTCAACATG GCAAGATATATAGGTTTCGGATATCGAATGTTGGGATATCGACATCGATTAACTTTAGGATACAAGGACACATGATGACTCTCGTCGAAGTAGAAGGTTCTCACACTCTGCAAGAGGTCTATGAATCGCTTGACATACACGTTGGCCAGTCTGTGACCGTGTTGGTCACATTGAAGGCTCCAGTGAAGGACTACTTCATCGTGGCTTCAACTCGGTTTACCAAACCTATACTAACCACCACAGGAATCCTCAGCTACCAAGGTTCCAAAATCAGACCATCACATCCCCTTCCCATTGGTCCTACTTACCATATCCATTGGTCCATGAAACAAGCAAGAACCATCAG GCTAAATTTGACGGCGAATGCAGCAAGGCCAAATCCACAAGGATCCTTTCACTACGGTACTATACCGATAAATCGAACTTTTGTTTTAGCCAACGGAAGAGCCATGATCAATGGGAAACTTCGGTACACAGTGAACCGTGTGTCCTACGTTAACCCAGCAACTCCATTGAAATTAGCCGACTGGTTCAACATTCCCGGGGTgttcaatttcaaaaccattATGAACATTCCCACACCAGGACCCTCCATTCTCGGAACTTCGGTCTTTGATGTGGCTCTCCATGAGTACGTCGAATTCGTGTTCCAGAACAACGAGGGATCTATACAATCTTGGCACCTTGACGGCACTAGTGCATATGTTGTTGG ATACGGGTCGGGCACATGGAACATGGCTAAGAGGAGAGGTTATAATTTGGTTGATGCTGTTTCAAGGCACACTTTTCAG GTTTATCCAATGTCGTGGACGAGCATATTGGTATCATTAGACAATAAGGGAATGTGGAATTTGAGGTCACAAATATGGTCAAGGAGATACTTAGGACAAGAACTCTATGTTCGTGTATGGAACAACGAGAAGTCTCTTTACACTGAATCCGAGCCTCCTGTTAATGTTCTCTTTTGCGGCAAGGCCAAACATCCCCGCTtgatttag
- the sks16 gene encoding SKU5 similar 16 (SKU5 similar 16 (sks16); FUNCTIONS IN: pectinesterase activity, copper ion binding; INVOLVED IN: oxidation reduction; LOCATED IN: endomembrane system; EXPRESSED IN: shoot apex, hypocotyl, root; CONTAINS InterPro DOMAIN/s: Multicopper oxidase, type 3 (InterPro:IPR011707), Cupredoxin (InterPro:IPR008972), Multicopper oxidase, type 2 (InterPro:IPR011706), Multicopper oxidase, type 1 (InterPro:IPR001117); BEST Arabidopsis thaliana protein match is: SKU5 similar 15 (TAIR:AT4G37160.1); Has 5309 Blast hits to 5276 proteins in 999 species: Archae - 6; Bacteria - 1673; Metazoa - 270; Fungi - 1945; Plants - 1254; Viruses - 0; Other Eukaryotes - 161 (source: NCBI BLink).) — translation MKQKHLLLLGFLLAYCFSSVFVINAEDPYLFFTWTVTYGTRSPLGVPQQVILINGQFPGPPIEGVTNNNIVVNVINKLDEPFLITWNGIKQRKMSWQDGVLGTNCPIQPKSSWTYHFQLKDQIGTYAYFASTSMHRASGAFGALNVNQRSVIFVPYPKPDADFTLLVSDWYKMGHKELQRRLDSSRALPPPDGLLINGASKGLVFTGQHGKIYRFRISNVGISTSINFRIQGHMMTLVEVEGSHTLQEVYESLDIHVGQSVTVLVTLKAPVKDYFIVASTRFTKPILTTTGILSYQGSKIRPSHPLPIGPTYHIHWSMKQARTIRLNLTANAARPNPQGSFHYGTIPINRTFVLANGRAMINGKLRYTVNRVSYVNPATPLKLADWFNIPGVFNFKTIMNIPTPGPSILGTSVFDVALHEYVEFVFQNNEGSIQSWHLDGTSAYVVGYGSGTWNMAKRRGYNLVDAVSRHTFQVYPMSWTSILVSLDNKGMWNLRSQIWSRRYLGQELYVRVWNNEKSLYTESEPPVNVLFCGKAKHPRLI, via the exons ATGAAGCAGAAACATCTACTGCTTCTAGGATTCTTATTAGCTTATTGCTTCAgctctgtttttgtgataAACGCAGAGGACCCCTACCTTTTCTTCACTTGGACTGTTACTTATGGAACCAGATCGCCTTTAGGTGTTCCTCAACAG GTTATTCTTATTAATGGCCAGTTCCCTGGTCCTCCAATTGAAGGTGtaacaaacaataatatcGTTGTTAATGTCATTAACAAGCTTGACGAACCTTTCCTCATCACCTG GAACGGAATTAAACAGAGGAAGATGTCGTGGCAAGACGGTGTTTTGGGAACAAACTGTCCGATCCAACCAAAATCGAGTTGGACTTACCATTTTCAACTTAAGGACCAAATCGGTACTTATGCATACTTTGCTTCAACGTCGATGCATAGAGCAAGTGGTGCTTTTGGTGCACTTAACGTTAACCAGAGGTCAGTCATCTTCGTTCCTTACCCTAAACCAGACGCTGACTTCACTCTCCTCGTCAGTGATTGGTACAAGATGGGACATAAG GAACTGCAAAGGAGGCTCGACTCAAGTCGTGCTCTTCCTCCTCCGGATGGTCTTCTCATCAACGGTGCTTCTAAAGGTTTAGTCTTTACCGGTCAACATG GCAAGATATATAGGTTTCGGATATCGAATGTTGGGATATCGACATCGATTAACTTTAGGATACAAGGACACATGATGACTCTCGTCGAAGTAGAAGGTTCTCACACTCTGCAAGAGGTCTATGAATCGCTTGACATACACGTTGGCCAGTCTGTGACCGTGTTGGTCACATTGAAGGCTCCAGTGAAGGACTACTTCATCGTGGCTTCAACTCGGTTTACCAAACCTATACTAACCACCACAGGAATCCTCAGCTACCAAGGTTCCAAAATCAGACCATCACATCCCCTTCCCATTGGTCCTACTTACCATATCCATTGGTCCATGAAACAAGCAAGAACCATCAG GCTAAATTTGACGGCGAATGCAGCAAGGCCAAATCCACAAGGATCCTTTCACTACGGTACTATACCGATAAATCGAACTTTTGTTTTAGCCAACGGAAGAGCCATGATCAATGGGAAACTTCGGTACACAGTGAACCGTGTGTCCTACGTTAACCCAGCAACTCCATTGAAATTAGCCGACTGGTTCAACATTCCCGGGGTgttcaatttcaaaaccattATGAACATTCCCACACCAGGACCCTCCATTCTCGGAACTTCGGTCTTTGATGTGGCTCTCCATGAGTACGTCGAATTCGTGTTCCAGAACAACGAGGGATCTATACAATCTTGGCACCTTGACGGCACTAGTGCATATGTTGTTGG ATACGGGTCGGGCACATGGAACATGGCTAAGAGGAGAGGTTATAATTTGGTTGATGCTGTTTCAAGGCACACTTTTCAG GTTTATCCAATGTCGTGGACGAGCATATTGGTATCATTAGACAATAAGGGAATGTGGAATTTGAGGTCACAAATATGGTCAAGGAGATACTTAGGACAAGAACTCTATGTTCGTGTATGGAACAACGAGAAGTCTCTTTACACTGAATCCGAGCCTCCTGTTAATGTTCTCTTTTGCGGCAAGGCCAAACATCCCCGCTtgatttag
- the RTNLB13 gene encoding Reticulan like protein B13 (Reticulan like protein B13 (RTNLB13); CONTAINS InterPro DOMAIN/s: Reticulon (InterPro:IPR003388); BEST Arabidopsis thaliana protein match is: Reticulon family protein (TAIR:AT3G10915.3); Has 751 Blast hits to 751 proteins in 54 species: Archae - 0; Bacteria - 0; Metazoa - 324; Fungi - 0; Plants - 418; Viruses - 0; Other Eukaryotes - 9 (source: NCBI BLink).): MANDVTKDPTPKSDIVEDIYLWRRKKLAFSTLLVSTSTWILLSFYGFTTITIVSWIGIAVVSMIFLWGSLLRLLSKVEPELSGLEVSEEFVVETVRSCRMLMEEMVRWMFRVGAESEWFVFARTVLGFWILSRIGNLLDFHTCLFIGLVMGLTVPKLWEEYGDQIQKHLGSLKDKSKGAYNTTHEKILEMKNKLHHGTEEKVKKSE, from the exons ATGGCCAACGACGTGACCAAAGATCCAACACCCAAATCTG ACATTGTGGAGGATATTTACTtatggaggaggaagaaactGGCCTTCTCTACACTCCTGGTCTCAACATCGACATGGATTTTACTTAGCTTTTATGGTTTCACTACCATAACCATTGTATCTTGGATCGGCATCGCAGTCGTCTCTATGATTTTCCTCTGGGGGAGTTTACTTCGCCTTCTCAGcaa GGTCGAACCGGAACTATCAGGATTAGAAGTATCGGAGGAGTTTGTAGTGGAGACAGTGAGGTCTTGTCGGATGCTAATGGAAGAAATGGTTAGATGGATGTTTCGAGTCGGTGCTGAGAGTGAATGGTTTGTTTTCGCGAGAACCGTTTTAGGTTTTTGGATCTTGTCAAGAATTGGGAACCTTCTCGATTTCCATACTTGTCTCTTCATCG GTTTGGTGATGGGGTTGACGGTTCCAAAGTTGTGGGAAGAGTACGGAGATCAAATACAGAAGCATTTGGGTAGCCTTAAAGATAAATCGAAGGGAGCGTATAATACAACTCATGAGAAGATTTTGGAAATGAAGAATAAGTTACACCATGGTACagaagagaaagtgaaaaaatCAGAGTAG
- the LBD10 gene encoding LOB domain-containing protein 10 (LOB domain-containing protein 10 (LBD10); CONTAINS InterPro DOMAIN/s: Lateral organ boundaries, LOB (InterPro:IPR004883), Asymmetric leaves, AS2/LOB (InterPro:IPR017414); BEST Arabidopsis thaliana protein match is: ASYMMETRIC LEAVES 2-like 1 (TAIR:AT5G66870.1); Has 1085 Blast hits to 1079 proteins in 38 species: Archae - 0; Bacteria - 8; Metazoa - 18; Fungi - 1; Plants - 1055; Viruses - 0; Other Eukaryotes - 3 (source: NCBI BLink).) → MASTPCAACKLLRRKCTQECVFAPYFPPTNPQKFIFVHRVFGASNVTKILNDLPPDQREDTVNSLFYEAEARIRDPIYGCVGLISFLQQYLKKIQQDLLTAKEELVGYLGPDAVIPPPYLPPIGNNPPPNFMMSMEGMPPGVIPQGEPLMIREPNMSQQHHHQQPQDEQLQFIASDAQRMAAMMLERGDQQGMFNGYGIDNNGSVTATGFNQMDVNDQGAGGSLSGPSLALGSFGDAYQMGQETEHGHINHDQLQTQLMLQPPLQEGQEQTEEGQFLMQPMGQENLHDEEEEEELEPPVKWRMSENKEASF, encoded by the coding sequence ATGGCTTCAACACCTTGTGCAGCATGTAAGCTCTTGAGGCGTAAATGCACTCAAGAATGTGTGTTTGCGCCGTATTTTCCACCAACTAATCCTCAAAAGTTTATCTTTGTTCACCGAGTTTTTGGAGCAAGCAATGTAACCAAGATCCTCAACGATCTTCCACCTGATCAACGCGAAGACACTGTTAATTCCCTCTTTTATGAAGCGGAAGCGCGTATCCGTGACCCAATCTATGGATGTGTTGgtctcatttcttttttacaaCAATACCTCAAGAAAATTCAACAAGATCTTCTCACTGCTAAAGAAGAGCTTGTTGGTTACTTGGGACCCGATGCTGTGATTCCGCCGCCTTATCTTCCTCCTATAGGTAACAATCCTCCTCCCAATTTCATGATGTCTATGGAAGGAATGCCACCAGGAGTGATCCCTCAAGGAGAACCTTTGATGATACGCGAACCAAACATGTCTCagcaacatcatcatcaacaaccgCAAGATGAGCAGTTGCAATTCATAGCTTCTGATGCACAGAGAATGGCTGCAATGATGTTGGAGAGAGGAGATCAACAAGGGATGTTCAATGGTTACGGAATAGACAACAATGGTTCGGTTACAGCCACGGGTTTTAACCAAATGGATGTGAATGATCAAGGTGCTGGTGGTTCGTTGTCTGGACCATCTCTTGCTTTAGGAAGCTTTGGTGATGCTTATCAGATGGGTCAAGAGACAGAGCATGGTCATATCAACCATGATCAGCTTCAGACACAGCTTATGCTTCAGCCTCCATTACAAGAAGGTCAAGAACAAACAGAGGAAGGACAGTTCTTGATGCAACCAATGGGACAAGAGAATCTTCATGacgaagaggaggaggaagagctTGAGCCACCGGTTAAATGGAGGATGTCTGAGAACAAGGAAGCTAGTTTTTAA
- the YCF37 gene encoding homolog of Synechocystis YCF37 (homolog of Synechocystis YCF37 (YCF37); FUNCTIONS IN: molecular_function unknown; INVOLVED IN: biological_process unknown; LOCATED IN: thylakoid, chloroplast thylakoid membrane, chloroplast thylakoid lumen, chloroplast; EXPRESSED IN: 20 plant structures; EXPRESSED DURING: 13 growth stages; Has 42 Blast hits to 42 proteins in 13 species: Archae - 0; Bacteria - 0; Metazoa - 0; Fungi - 0; Plants - 34; Viruses - 0; Other Eukaryotes - 8 (source: NCBI BLink).), whose protein sequence is MASTVSLSLLSGGSGALQARCARTAHVSPRAAHSNKPALSSFSLTGASRRNLLFSLTAATVVTGLQPASMAENIPLFGIRKKLKKAEEEAVEIVKEGFETAEKGVDAAEKGLEAAERGVETAEKEIVTAVSFNGLTQAGAVVAAEFVGVLVATSVVNGILGPEAQKS, encoded by the coding sequence ATGGCTTCGACTGTTTCGCTTTCTTTACTCAGCGGCGGCAGTGGAGCTCTTCAGGCGCGTTGCGCAAGAACCGCGCATGTTAGCCCACGAGCGGCGCATTCTAACAAACCCGCGCTTTCTTCGTTCTCGCTGACCGGCGCCTCTCGCAGGAATCTGTTATTTTCGTTGACGGCAGCGACGGTAGTGACGGGACTTCAGCCTGCATCAATGGCGGAGAATATTCCGTTATTTGgtataagaaagaaactgaagaaagcagaagaagaagcggtgGAGATCGTGAAAGAAGGCTTTGAGACGGCGGAGAAAGGCGTTGATGCGGCGGAGAAAGGATTAGAAGCGGCGGAGAGAGGTGTAGAGACGGCAGAGAAGGAAATCGTGACGGCGGTTAGCTTTAATGGATTGACACAAGCTGGAGCCGTCGTGGCGGCTGAGTTCGTCGGAGTTCTTGTCGCTACGTCAGTAGTGAATGGGATTTTAGGACCAGAAGCCCAGAAATCTTAG
- a CDS encoding Cold acclimation protein WCOR413 family (Cold acclimation protein WCOR413 family; FUNCTIONS IN: molecular_function unknown; INVOLVED IN: response to stress; LOCATED IN: membrane; EXPRESSED IN: 6 plant structures; EXPRESSED DURING: LP.06 six leaves visible, LP.04 four leaves visible, 4 anthesis, LP.10 ten leaves visible, LP.08 eight leaves visible; CONTAINS InterPro DOMAIN/s: Cold acclimation WCOR413 (InterPro:IPR008892); BEST Arabidopsis thaliana protein match is: Cold acclimation protein WCOR413 family (TAIR:AT4G37220.1); Has 150 Blast hits to 147 proteins in 29 species: Archae - 0; Bacteria - 0; Metazoa - 0; Fungi - 0; Plants - 150; Viruses - 0; Other Eukaryotes - 0 (source: NCBI BLink).), which yields MENIEYLNEIQAVAGKLIHSYGVPVMITLFLRWLASIVAVFLMILDQTKWKYSNNIMASLLAPYLFSSLPIVIFQVLRNGVGKWIALLTVILRLFLPNHFHESLEIPGATILLIVVTPSDIGAIFRDDLRYTGGDVCLLTSFYLINKHTKACGGIKNSFTQKDKVTYSICLWILFVYPILSSFAALFYL from the exons atggaaaatattgAGTATCTGAATGAGATCCAAGCCGTTGCGGGGAAGCTAATCCACAGCTATGGAGTCCCAGTTATGATCACGTTGTTCCTAAGATGGCTCGCGTCCATCGTTGCAGT TTTTCTTATGATATTGGATCAAACGAAATGGAAGTACTCAAACAATATAATGGCTTCACTATTAGCTCCTTACCTCTTCTCTAGCCTTCCTATTGTTATTTTTCAGGTCTTGAG GAACGGGGTTGGGAAATGGATCGCTCTCCTCACCGTTATTCTCAGGCTTTTTTTACCAAACCATTTTCATG AATCGCTAGAGATCCCGGGTGCTACAATTCTTCTTATTGTGGTTACACCGAGTGACATAGGGGCAATATTCAGAGACGACCTGAGATATACGGGAGGTGATGTGTGCCTTCTCACGAGCTTTTACCTTATCAATAAACACACTAAAGCTTGTGGTGGTATCAAAAACTCATTCACTCAAAAGGACAAAGTCACTTACAGCATTTGTTTGTGGATTCTGTTTGTCTACCCTATTTTGTCCTCATTTGCTGCCCTCTTCTACTTATAA
- a CDS encoding Cold acclimation protein WCOR413 family (Cold acclimation protein WCOR413 family; FUNCTIONS IN: molecular_function unknown; INVOLVED IN: response to stress; LOCATED IN: membrane; EXPRESSED IN: 6 plant structures; EXPRESSED DURING: LP.06 six leaves visible, LP.04 four leaves visible, 4 anthesis, LP.10 ten leaves visible, LP.08 eight leaves visible; CONTAINS InterPro DOMAIN/s: Cold acclimation WCOR413 (InterPro:IPR008892); BEST Arabidopsis thaliana protein match is: Cold acclimation protein WCOR413 family (TAIR:AT4G37220.1); Has 30201 Blast hits to 17322 proteins in 780 species: Archae - 12; Bacteria - 1396; Metazoa - 17338; Fungi - 3422; Plants - 5037; Viruses - 0; Other Eukaryotes - 2996 (source: NCBI BLink).) produces the protein MILDQTKWKYSNNIMASLLAPYLFSSLPIVIFQVLRNGVGKWIALLTVILRLFLPNHFHESLEIPGATILLIVVTPSDIGAIFRDDLRYTGGDVCLLTSFYLINKHTKACGGIKNSFTQKDKVTYSICLWILFVYPILSSFAALFYL, from the exons ATGATATTGGATCAAACGAAATGGAAGTACTCAAACAATATAATGGCTTCACTATTAGCTCCTTACCTCTTCTCTAGCCTTCCTATTGTTATTTTTCAGGTCTTGAG GAACGGGGTTGGGAAATGGATCGCTCTCCTCACCGTTATTCTCAGGCTTTTTTTACCAAACCATTTTCATG AATCGCTAGAGATCCCGGGTGCTACAATTCTTCTTATTGTGGTTACACCGAGTGACATAGGGGCAATATTCAGAGACGACCTGAGATATACGGGAGGTGATGTGTGCCTTCTCACGAGCTTTTACCTTATCAATAAACACACTAAAGCTTGTGGTGGTATCAAAAACTCATTCACTCAAAAGGACAAAGTCACTTACAGCATTTGTTTGTGGATTCTGTTTGTCTACCCTATTTTGTCCTCATTTGCTGCCCTCTTCTACTTATAA
- a CDS encoding HTH-type transcriptional regulator (unknown protein; FUNCTIONS IN: molecular_function unknown; INVOLVED IN: N-terminal protein myristoylation; LOCATED IN: cellular_component unknown; EXPRESSED IN: 7 plant structures; EXPRESSED DURING: petal differentiation and expansion stage; BEST Arabidopsis thaliana protein match is: unknown protein (TAIR:AT4G37240.1); Has 243 Blast hits to 243 proteins in 15 species: Archae - 0; Bacteria - 0; Metazoa - 0; Fungi - 0; Plants - 241; Viruses - 0; Other Eukaryotes - 2 (source: NCBI BLink).), translating into MGICSSYESTQVATAKLILHDGRMMEFTSPVKVGYVLQKNPMCFICNSDDMDFDNVVSAISADEEFQLGQLYFALPLSSLHHSLKAEEMAALAVKASSALMRSGGSCGRDKCRCRRKCVSPVIFSARRVAAVGANGETRNGKRRGGGGSGRRKYAAKLSKIEE; encoded by the coding sequence atggGTATATGCAGCTCGTACGAGTCGACACAAGTCGCAACGGCGAAGCTGATCTTACACGACGGAAGGATGATGGAGTTCACAAGTCCGGTCAAAGTTGGTTACGTGTTACAAAAGAATCCGATGTGTTTCATATGTAACTCCGATGATATGGACTTTGACAACGTTGTATCCGCCATTAGCGCCGACGAGGAGTTTCAGCTTGGTCAACTGTACTTCGCTCTTCCTTTAAGTTCGCTTCATCATTCTCTTAAAGCCGAGGAAATGGCTGCATTGGCTGTTAAAGCTAGCTCTGCTCTTATGAGAAGTGGTGGTTCATGTGGCCGAGATAAATGTCGGTGTCGTCGGAAATGTGTGTCTCCGGTGATCTTTTCTGCTCGAAGAGTGGCGGCGGTGGGAGCTAATGGAGAGACAAGGAATGGGAAAAGAcgcggtggtggtggtagcGGGAGGAGGAAGTATGCGGCGAAGTTGAGTAAGATAGAAGAATGA